The genomic interval TTTATTTGCTCTTCTATCTGCATTCGAACGAGTATTTAATTTGTTGTTTGATTTTGATCTGTTATCTTTCATAGCATCCTCCCTATTAGACAGTTTTGAGCGCTCACTAATAGTTTGTACCTAAAGAGATAACTTATGTTAGTCATTTTTTAGCAACTATAATTATTTTATCACAATTGGTTTCATTTTTTGAATTATCAAAATCATAAAGCATTTTTTCAATTTTAAAACCAACTTTTTCTAATATATTAACATAATCTGGTAAAGGAAAAATTACCTGATGATGAAATTCTTCTAATCGTTTATATAAATCATTCGTTTGTTTAATAAAGAAGATTAATTCATGATAGACAGAACTAAAGTTTTCTTCTCTTTCAACATATGAGTTCCATAAATAAGTATAATCATCCATCGTTTCATTATAACAATAACCATCAAACACTTGATGAACTTTATTAAGAGAATGAACATCAAAGATAAAATAGCCCTCATTTTTAATCGCTTTATAGATTCTTGTGAAGGTTTGAAGGATATCTTCATAGGTAGTTAAATAATTAATTGAATCTAAAAAACTAATGATAATATCATAAGCATTTTCAACCATGATATTTCTCATATCATCTTGATATAAATTCGTATGTAACTTTTTATCACTTAATTTTTGTTGCGTCACAAGTAACATTTCATCACTTAAATCAAGTCCATCAACTAAAAAACCTTCTTCAATTAAACGGGTGAGTACACTTCCTGTTCCACAACCCACATCTAAAATAATTTGATCTTTTTTAGCGTATTCTTTTACTAAATGAATATATTTTTCATAGGGCACATCTTCCATAAGAGAATCATAAAATTGATAAAAATGTTGATACGCCATAAAATCCCCCTATATTGACAAATCTTCTAATTTAATTCTTGGGACATCTCCCCAAATTTTTTCTAAACTATATTTAATTCTTTCATCATTTTGAAACACATGACAGACAATATCAAAACAATCAATTAAAACCCAAAGATTACCATCAGCACCTTCAATATGTTTTACTTGATAATTATTTTTTAGCACTTCTTCTTTAATTTTATGTACAATCGCATTAACTTGTCGATCGCTACGACCTGTACAGATTACCATATAATCAACAAGAGGCGATATATCTCTCATATCTAATATTTGTATGTCTAAAGCTTTTAAGTCGTCACATGCCTTTGTAATTGTTTCTAAAAGTGTCATAAACACTTACACCTACTTTCTTTAAAAAACTTTGGTATGTTGCTTCTGCGAGCGGATGAATATCTGGTTGATTTGATTTCTTTAAGTATTCAATTGTTTTATCACAAACTGCTAAGACACCTAAATCTAATGAGATTTTACTTAAAGATCTACAATATTCAACGCTTGGTTGTTTACGATTTTTTTCGGTATAGTCAGCAATATAAACAATTTTAGCGATATCATTCATCTCAGGATGTCCTGTAACATGATATTTAACCGCATTAATAATATCCATATCATCTATTTTTAATTCTTTTTGAATTAAATAAGCGCCTACTACACCATGATAAACAACCGGATTATAATTCAACATGTTAGGATCTAAATAATCACTAATAATCTTTTTCATCGAATCAAGCGATTCATTTTTTGCATAATCATGTAAAATTGCGCTTATTAGAGTTTTATATTCATTGATATGATACAGTTTTGCTAGTTCTTTTGCTTTTTCATATGTTCCTAAAACATGTTGAAATCTCAATTCATTTTTATTTTTAACAATTTCAAGTGCTTTTTCAATCGTCAGTTGCTTCATACTACGGTAGAACTATCTTACTTTCCTTATTTTCTTTCGTAGTAGGACGATAAAATATCAACTGATTTCCAATAATTTGCACTAAATCACTATCTGTTTTTTGACATAATTCTTCACCTAATGCTTCTTTAGGTTCCATACAATTTTGTAATACTGATACTTTAATCAGTTCATGAGTATCAATTGCATCAATAAATGTATGAATAAAATTATCTGTTAATCCAGATTTACCAATTTGCATAACTGGTTGTAAATTATGCGCTAAACTACGTAAATAACGTTTTTGTTTTCCTTTTAACATCTTAAATCCTTTCTAATGATTGATACATGGCTTCTACATTGGCTTTTTGATTAAACCATATTTCAAAACTTTTCGCTGCTTGATATATTAACATATCTAGTCCATTAATAGTTTTTGCATTTAACTTTTTCGCCATGTCTAAAAACAAACTTTTTGATTGGTAATTTATATCAATAAAACAAGCATTTTCTTTAATCTTTATCATTTCAATTGGCGATTCATATGACTTTACACCCACATTTGTACAGTTAACAACAATATCAAAACGTTCTAATTCTTTTGAAATATCTCTTATATCAATAACTTGATCTGTTATTTCATATGCCCTATTTTTCGTTCTGTTTGTCATAAATAGATGACAATTTGTATTTTCTTTAAAACAATAAAAAACTGCTTTCGCAGCACCACCTGCACCAATTATTAATACATTTTGATTGGGTTTTATGAGTTGATGTTTTATTAACAACATATAAAATCCAGATACATCGGTATTAAAGCCAAAAAATCTATTATTAACAACTTTCACACAATTAACTGCTTTTGTATTTTTAGCTGATTCACTTAATTCCTCACATATTAGCGCCATCTCTTCTTTATAAGGAATCGTTACATTAAAACCAGATAATTTTTTTAATTCCTCAACATCTAAGTTATCTACAGTTAATAACTTATAACTGGCATCTATATTTAAGGTTGAAAAATGATGTTGATGAAGAATAGGTGACATTGAATAGTTTATGTTTTGTCCAACAACAGCATAACTTTTCATATCCACCACCTAAAACAAAGAAGGACGAATATAAACCCCAACATTTTTAGGTGCCCAAACAATTATTTGAATATTCGGTTCATGGATACTAATAAAACCTAATCCTGAAATCACAACATCACATTTTTCACGTGGCGTTTTAAATTGATGTTTAACATAAGCTCCCATTGATTGATATTCAGAAACACTTGGTGGACTTAATAATTCACCAATATGTCTTTCAAATAAAGAATCTGCATTTTCTAACTTTGTTCGGTGTATTTTTATCCCATTATTAAAACAACAAACAAATGAGGTTTTTTTACCTTGAAAAAAATCAAACCTTGCTAAACCATCAAAAAATAACGTTTGTTTACTCTCTAATTGATATACTTTCGGTTTAATCTCTTTTTGAGGTAAAATATGTTTTAAATGTTTTTTATTTAAATAAAATGCATATTGATGGGAATTGATAATTCCTGGTGTATCAATGATATCATTGTCTTTATTTAAAGGAATCTCAATTAAACCAAGGGTTGTACCAGGAAATTGAGAAACAGTAATTAAATCATCTACTTTTTCTGTAAATCGTTTAATAATCGCATTAACTAGAGTCGACTTTCCAACATTAGTACAACCAATGATATAAACATCTCGTCCTTTACGATATTGTTCAATCATTTCTAATAAGTCATCAATACCATGTCCTTTTTGAGCACTGACTAAAGCAACATCAACCACTTTATAGCCATAATCTTTAATAATACGTCGCACCCAATTTTTTATTTTATGATCCTTAATTGATTTAGGTAAAATGTCT from Mycoplasmatota bacterium carries:
- the yqeH gene encoding ribosome biogenesis GTPase YqeH, whose product is MMNEIKCMGCGSILQTDNEKDPGFIKKNLLNRETDELLCQRCFRLKHYREIADVDLSNDEFVKILSDIANRDALVVNVVDLFDISGSIISSIHRFIGSNEVLLVGNKRDILPKSIKDHKIKNWVRRIIKDYGYKVVDVALVSAQKGHGIDDLLEMIEQYRKGRDVYIIGCTNVGKSTLVNAIIKRFTEKVDDLITVSQFPGTTLGLIEIPLNKDNDIIDTPGIINSHQYAFYLNKKHLKHILPQKEIKPKVYQLESKQTLFFDGLARFDFFQGKKTSFVCCFNNGIKIHRTKLENADSLFERHIGELLSPPSVSEYQSMGAYVKHQFKTPREKCDVVISGLGFISIHEPNIQIIVWAPKNVGVYIRPSLF
- the yqeK gene encoding bis(5'-nucleosyl)-tetraphosphatase (symmetrical) YqeK — encoded protein: MKQLTIEKALEIVKNKNELRFQHVLGTYEKAKELAKLYHINEYKTLISAILHDYAKNESLDSMKKIISDYLDPNMLNYNPVVYHGVVGAYLIQKELKIDDMDIINAVKYHVTGHPEMNDIAKIVYIADYTEKNRKQPSVEYCRSLSKISLDLGVLAVCDKTIEYLKKSNQPDIHPLAEATYQSFLKKVGVSVYDTFRNNYKGM
- the yhbY gene encoding ribosome assembly RNA-binding protein YhbY; the encoded protein is MLKGKQKRYLRSLAHNLQPVMQIGKSGLTDNFIHTFIDAIDTHELIKVSVLQNCMEPKEALGEELCQKTDSDLVQIIGNQLIFYRPTTKENKESKIVLP
- a CDS encoding class I SAM-dependent methyltransferase, whose product is MAYQHFYQFYDSLMEDVPYEKYIHLVKEYAKKDQIILDVGCGTGSVLTRLIEEGFLVDGLDLSDEMLLVTQQKLSDKKLHTNLYQDDMRNIMVENAYDIIISFLDSINYLTTYEDILQTFTRIYKAIKNEGYFIFDVHSLNKVHQVFDGYCYNETMDDYTYLWNSYVEREENFSSVYHELIFFIKQTNDLYKRLEEFHHQVIFPLPDYVNILEKVGFKIEKMLYDFDNSKNETNCDKIIIVAKK
- the aroE gene encoding shikimate dehydrogenase; this encodes MKSYAVVGQNINYSMSPILHQHHFSTLNIDASYKLLTVDNLDVEELKKLSGFNVTIPYKEEMALICEELSESAKNTKAVNCVKVVNNRFFGFNTDVSGFYMLLIKHQLIKPNQNVLIIGAGGAAKAVFYCFKENTNCHLFMTNRTKNRAYEITDQVIDIRDISKELERFDIVVNCTNVGVKSYESPIEMIKIKENACFIDINYQSKSLFLDMAKKLNAKTINGLDMLIYQAAKSFEIWFNQKANVEAMYQSLERI
- the rsfS gene encoding ribosome silencing factor, coding for MTLLETITKACDDLKALDIQILDMRDISPLVDYMVICTGRSDRQVNAIVHKIKEEVLKNNYQVKHIEGADGNLWVLIDCFDIVCHVFQNDERIKYSLEKIWGDVPRIKLEDLSI